The following are encoded together in the Peromyscus leucopus breed LL Stock chromosome 1, UCI_PerLeu_2.1, whole genome shotgun sequence genome:
- the LOC114703947 gene encoding LOW QUALITY PROTEIN: coiled-coil domain-containing protein 47-like (The sequence of the model RefSeq protein was modified relative to this genomic sequence to represent the inferred CDS: inserted 1 base in 1 codon) has protein sequence FDDTEDETTVELEGQDENQEGDFEDADTQEGDTESEPYDDEEFEGYEDKPDTSSSKNKDPITIVDXPAHLQNSWESYYLEILMVTGLLAYIMNYIIGKNKNSRLAQAWFNSHRELLESNFTLVGDDGTNKEATSTGKLNQENEHIYNLWCSGRVCCEGMLIQLRFLKRHDLLNVLARMMGPVSDQVQIKVTMNDEDMDTFVFAVGTRIALVGVQKEMQDLSEFCSDKPKSGAKYGLPDSLAILSEMGEVTEGMMDTKMVHFLTHCADKIESVHFSDQFSGPKIMQEEGKPLKLPDTKRTLLFTFNVPGSGNTYPKDMEALLPLMNMVIYSIDKAKKFRLNREGKQKADKNRAHVEENFLKLTHMQRQEVAQSRREEKKRAEKEWIMNEEDPEKQRRLEEAALRREQKKLEKKQMKMKQIKVKAM, from the exons TTTGATGATACTGAAGATGAGACCACTGTGGAGTTGGAAGGGCAGGATGAAAACCAAGAAGGAGATTTTGAAGATGCGGATACCCAGGAGGGAGATACTGAAAGTGAGCCATATGATGATGAAGAATTTGAGGGTTATGAAGACAAACCAGATACCTCTTCTAGCAAAAACAAAGACCCAATAACAATTGTTG GTCCCGCACACCTCCAGAACAGCTGGGAGAGTTATTATCTAGAGATCCTGATGGTGACTGGTCTGCTTGCCTATATCATGAACTACATCATTGGGAAGAATAAAAACAGCCGACTTGCTCAGGCCTGGTTTAACTCTCATAGAGAGCTTTTGGAGAGCAATTTTACCTTAGTGGGGGATGATGGGACTAACAAAGAAGCCACAAGCACAGGAAAGTTGAATCAGGAGAATGAACACATCTATAACCTGTGGTGTTCTGGTCGAGTGTGCTGTGAAGGCATGCTCATCCAGCTGAGGTTCCTTAAAAGACATGACTTACTTAATGTCCTGGCCCGGATGATGGGGCCAGTGAGTGATCAAGTGCAAATAAAAGTAACTATGAATGATGAGGACATGGATACATTTGTGTTTGCTGTTGGCACTCGCATAGCTTTGGTGGGAGTGCAGAAAGAGATGCAGGATCTGAGTGAGTTTTGTAGTGATAAACCTAAGTCTGGAGCAAAATATGGACTGCCAGACTCCTTGGCCATTCTGTCAGAAATGGGAGAAGTCACAGAAGGAATGATGGATACAAAGATGGTTCACTTTCTTACACACTGTGCTGACAAGATTGAATCTGTCCATTTTTCAGACCAGTTCTCTGGTCCAAAGATTATGCAAGAGGAGGGCAAGCCCTTAAAGCTGCCTGACACCAAGAGGACACTACTGTTTACATTTAATGTGCCTGGCTCGGGTAACACGTACCCAAAGGACATGGAAGCTTTGCTCCCCCTGATGAACATGGTGATTTATTCTATTGACAAAGCCAAGAAGTTTCGACTCAACCGAGAGGGTAAACAGAAAGCAGATAAGAACCGCGCACACGTGGAAGAGAACTTCCTGAAGCtgacacacatgcagaggcaggaggttgcGCAGTCTCGGCGcgaggagaagaagagagccgAGAAGGAGTGGATCATGAATGAGGAAGACCCCGAGAAGCAGCGCAGGCTGGAGGAAGCTGCTTTGAGGAGAGAACAAAAGAAGCTGGAgaagaagcaaatgaaaatgaaacaaatcaaagTAAAAGCCATGTAA